The following are encoded together in the Gadus chalcogrammus isolate NIFS_2021 chromosome 2, NIFS_Gcha_1.0, whole genome shotgun sequence genome:
- the LOC130399774 gene encoding transmembrane protease serine 9-like codes for MAGLKALWVAVLLLVVHEVSSQLNVCGRAPLNTKIVGGVDAAPGTWPWQASLQWFGHFCGGSLINNLWVLTAAHCFPTNDTTGLTVILGRQDQAGSNPNEQSRTISRIVCHPDYSGTTNDNDICLLQLSSAVTFTDYIAPVCLAADGSTFNSGIINWVTGWGATSFGGSAADILQEVDLPIVGNRECDCSYVGQITNNMICAGLSAGGKDSCQGDSGGPLVVKQGPQWVQSGVVSFGYGCALPNFPGVYARVSEYQAWINGIITTHQPGFVDFRSGGINSDATFNCGPVTASPTAPAPLTCGSAPMNTRDSRGLVQSTGVWPWIASLQVNGTHMCGGTLVTADAVLSDASCFTMYPNASYWTVELGRRNLNGPNSFNMTLGVKSITLSNLTGDNIAVLMLSSPPRLSDYIQPICLDQGMGSFLNNTDCWMAGWGMGQGGAQETLQEFNTTVVGCSNTSSSDYFCTEALTVRMGDAGGPLMCKSGNSWTQVAGLPNVMGNSSMVRSERAADQSMFTSTARFSSFLRETLGSLPSPANATTTTAPTTSLLCGRAPLNSKIVGGVDAAPGTWPWQASLQSFGHFCGGSLINNLWVLTAAHCFTTTDTTGFTVFLGRQDQAGSNPNEVSRTISRIVCHPDYSGITNDNDICLLELSSAVTFTDYIAPVCLAADGSTFNSGIINWVTGWGTTSFGGSLADILQEVDLPIVGNRECNCNYGEGKITNNMICAGLSAGGKDSCQGDSGGPLVGKQGVQWVQSGVVSFGYGCALPNFPGVYARVSKYQAWINGIITTNQPGFVDFRSAGTDSDATFNCGPVTASPIAQWTMDNALTCGSAPMNTRDSRGLVQSAGVWPWIASLQVNGTHMCGGTLVTADAVLSDASCFTMYPNASYWTVELGRRNLNGPNSFNMTLGVKSITLSNLTGDNIAVLMLSSAPRLSDYIQPICLDQGMGSFLNNNDCWMAGWGMGQGGAQETLQEFNTTVVGCSNTSSSDYFCTEALTVRMGDAGGPLMCKSGNSWTQVAGLPNVMGNSSMVRSERAADQSMFISTTRFASFLRETLGSLPSPASATTTTAPTTTTAPTTSHASDARFSMSYPLLLSSIYLFSALV; via the exons ATGGCTGGACTCAAGGCGCTATGGGTGGCGGTGCTACTACTGGTGGTGCATG AGGTGTCCTCACAGCTAAATG TATGTGGTCGGGCTCCTCTCAACACCAAGATCGTTGGAGGAGTGGATGCTGCTCCGGGCACCTGGCCCTGGCAGGCCAGTTTGCAGTGGTTTGGCCACTTCTGTGGGGGGTCTCTGATCAACAATCTGTGGGTGCTGACTGCTGCCCACTGCTTCCCCAC AAATGACACGACAGGTCTCACGGTCATCCTGGGCCGTCAGGACCAGGCGGGCAGCAACCCCAACGAGCAGTCCCGGACCATCTCCAGGATTGTCTGTCACCCCGATTACAGTGGGACCACCAACGACAACGACATCTGCCTATTGCAGCTCTCCTCGGCTGTCACCTTCACAGACTACATCGCGCCCGTCTGCCTGGCCGCGGACGGAAGCACTTTCAACAGCGGCATCATCAACTGGGTCACTGGCTGGGGCGCCACCTCGTTTGGAG GTTCAGCCGCAGACATCCTCCAGGAAGTGGACCTGCCCATAGTGGGCAACAGGGAGTGTGACTGCAGCTATGTGGGCCAAATCACCAACAACATGATCTGCGCTGGATTGTCGGCCGGAGGGAAGGACTCGTGTCAG GGTGACTCTGGTGGTCCTCTTGTAGTCAAACAGGGTCCGCAGTGGGTCCAGTCGGGAGTGGTGAGCTTTGGTTATGGATGTGCCTTGCCCAACTTCCCTGGAGTATACGCCAGAGTATCTGAATATCAGGCATGGATCAACGGTATCATCACCACCCACCAGCCCGGCTTCGTTGACTTCCGATCCGGGGGAATCAACAGCGACGCCACCTTCAACTGTGGCCCAGTCACCGCCTCACCGACCGCCCCCGCAC CGTTGACGTGCGGCAGCGCCCCCATGAACACCCGCGACAGCAGGGGGCTGGTGCAGTCCACCGGCGTGTGGCCCTGGATCGCTAGCCTGCAGGTCAACGGCACGCACATGTGCGGCGGCACCCTGGTGACTGCGGATGCCGTCCTGAGCGACGCCTCGTGCTTCACCAT GTACCCCAATGCCTCCTACTGGACGGTTGAGTTGGGCCGCCGGAATCTGAACGGCCCCAACTCCTTCAACATGACCCTGGGGGTGAAATCCATCACCCTCAGCAATCTCACCGGAGACAACATCGCCGTGCTCATGCTGTCCAGTCCACCGAGGCTCTCGGACTACATCCAGCCCATCTGTCTGGACCAGGGGATGGGCAGCTTCCTGAACAACACTGACTGTTGGATGGCAGGCTGGGGCATGGGCCAGGGAGGCG CCCAAGAAACCCTGCAGGAGTTCAACACCACGGTGGTGGGTTGTAGCAACACGTCATCCAGTGACTACTTCTGCACCGAAGCGCTGACTGTGAGAATG GGTGACGCCGGAGGCCCCCTAATGTGCAAGAGCGGCAACTCTTGGACCCAAGTGGCCGGGCTTCCCAACGTCATGGGCAACAGCAGCATGGTGCGCTCAGAGAGAGCCGCCGACCAGTCCATGTTCACCTCTACAGCGCGATTTTCTAGCTTCCTGAGGGAAACTCTGGGGAGTCTGCCGTCCCCCGCCAACGCCACCACAACCACCGCTCCCACCACCAGTTTGT TGTGTGGTCGGGCTCCTCTCAACTCCAAGATCGTTGGAGGAGTGGATGCTGCTCCGGGCACCTGGCCCTGGCAGGCCAGTTTGCAGAGCTTTGGCCACTTCTGTGGGGGGTCTCTGATCAACAATCTGTGGGTGCTGACCGCTGCCCACTGCTTCACCAC AACTGACACGACAGGTTTCACGGTCTTCCTGGGCCGTCAGGACCAGGCGGGCAGCAACCCCAACGAGGTGTCCCGGACCATCTCCAGGATTGTCTGTCACCCCGATTACAGTGGGATCACCAACGACAACGACATCTGCCTGCTGGAGCTCTCCTCGGCTGTCACCTTCACAGACTACATCGCGCCCGTCTGCCTGGCCGCGGACGGAAGCACTTTCAACAGCGGCATCATCAACTGGGTCACTGGCTGGGGCACCACCTCGTTTGGAG GTTCACTTGCGGACATCCTCCAGGAAGTGGACCTGCCCATAGTGGGCAACAGGGAGTGTAACTGTAACTATGGGGAGGGCAAAATCACCAACAACATGATCTGCGCTGGATTGTCGGCCGGAGGGAAGGACTCGTGTCAG GGTGACTCTGGGGGTCCTCTTGTAGGCAAACAGGGTGTGCAGTGGGTCCAGTCGGGAGTGGTGAGCTTTGGTTATGGATGTGCCTTGCCCAACTTCCCTGGAGTATACGCCAGAGTGTCAAAATATCAGGCATGGATCAACGGTATCATCACCACCAACCAGCCCGGCTTTGTTGACTTCCGCTCCGCGGGAACCGACAGCGACGCCACCTTCAACTGTGGCCCAGTCACCGCCTCACCGATCGCACAATGGACAATGGACAATG CGTTGACGTGCGGCAGCGCCCCCATGAACACCCGCGACAGCAGGGGGCTGGTGCAGTCCGCCGGCGTGTGGCCCTGGATCGCTAGCCTGCAGGTCAACGGCACGCACATGTGTGGCGGCACCCTGGTGACTGCGGATGCCGTCCTGAGCGACGCCTCGTGCTTCACCAT GTACCCCAATGCCTCCTACTGGACGGTTGAGTTGGGCCGCCGGAATCTGAACGGCCCCAACTCCTTCAACATGACCCTGGGGGTGAAATCCATCACCCTCAGCAATCTCACCGGAGACAACATCGCCGTGCTCATGCTGTCCAGTGCACCGAGGCTCTCGGACTACATCCAGCCCATCTGTCTGGACCAGGGGATGGGCAGCTTCCTGAACAACAATGACTGTTGGATGGCAGGCTGGGGCATGGGCCAGGGAGGCG CCCAAGAAACCCTGCAGGAGTTCAACACCACGGTGGTGGGTTGTAGCAACACGTCATCCAGTGACTACTTCTGCACCGAAGCGCTGACTGTGAGAATG GGTGACGCCGGAGGCCCCCTGATGTGCAAGAGCGGCAACTCTTGGACCCAAGTGGCCGGGCTTCCCAACGTCATGGGCAACAGCAGCATGGTGCGCTCAGAGAGAGCCGCCGACCAGTCCATGTTCATCTCCACAACGCGATTTGCTAGCTTCCTGAGGGAAACTCTGGGGAGTCTTCCGTCCCCCGCTAGCGCCACCACaaccaccgcccccaccaccaccaccgcccccaccaccagtcACGCGTCAGACGCACGCTTCTCCAtgtcctaccccctcctcctctcctccatctacCTCTTCTCTGCGCTGGTCTAG